From the Gemmatimonadota bacterium genome, the window TCATCACGCTCTCCTTCGTGCCCGTCTTCGCGCTGGAGGCGCAGGAGGGGCGGCTCTTCCAGCCGCTGGCCTGGACCAAGACGCTCGCCATGGCGGCGGCCTCGATCCTGTCGATCACGCTGGTACCGGTGGCCATGGGGCTCTTCATTCGCGGCGGCGTGAAGCCCGAGGCGGCCAACCCGGTCAACCGCTTCCTGATCCGGACCTACCGGCCCGTCATTCAATTCGTGCTCCGCCACCGCTGGAAGACGATAGGCACGGCGGCCGCGATCCTGCTGTTCACGACCCTCCCCTGGTCACGCCTGGGCAGCGAGTTCATGCCCCCGCTGAACGAGGGGAGCATCATGGACATGCCTTCGCTCTTCCCGGGCGTGGGCACTGCGCAGGCCAAGCAGATCGTGCAGCAGCGGGATGCCGCCATGGCCAGCATCCCGGAGGTCGAGATGGTGCTGGGCAAGATCGGACGCGCCGAGACGGCCACGGATATGGCGCCCATGTCCATGATCGAGAGCATCGCGATCCTGAAGGATCCGGAGGCGTGGCGGGAGGGCGTCACCTTCGACTCGATCCAGTCGGAGCTGAACCGGAGCGTGAAGACGCCGGGCGTGGGCAACATGTGGTCCATGCCCATCAAGAATCGGCTGGACATGCTCGCGACCGGGATCAAGACGCCGGTCGGCATCAAGATCTTCGGGCCCGATCTCGAGGAGCTCGATCGGATCGGGAAGCAGATCGAGGGACTGCTGCCGATGGTGAGGGGGACGAATACGGTCTTCTCCGAGCGCACGGTCGGCGGCCGGTACCTCGAGATCAACGTGGACCGCGATGCTGCCGCCCGGCACGGCATGACCGTGGATGATATCCAGACGGCCGTCATGGCGGCCGTGGGCGGGATGCCCGCCGGAGAGGTGATCGAGGGGAGAGAGCGCTATAGCGTACTCGTGCGCTATCCCCGCGAGCTGCGTGACAGCCCGGAAAAGGTCGCCAATACGCTGGTCGCGACCCCGTCGGGCGCGCAGGTCGAGCTCGGCCAGCTCGCGCAGCTCCGGATCGTCAGGGGCGCGCCCCTGATCAAGTCCGAGGACGCCTACCTGAGCAACATCGTCTACGTCGACGTGCGCGGCCGCGACATCGGGGGTTACGTCAATGAGGCCAGGGCGCTGCTGGACCAGCGGCTCGAACGGCCGGCCGGCTACCGGCTGGTCTGGTCCGGG encodes:
- a CDS encoding efflux RND transporter permease subunit; translation: FMAMRLLDLNANIMSLGGIAIAIGAMIDAAIVMVENLHKHLERSVAATPGHGDAANPAEARLAAPPPWRLAAADRWRLVVESSKEVGPALFTSLLIITLSFVPVFALEAQEGRLFQPLAWTKTLAMAAASILSITLVPVAMGLFIRGGVKPEAANPVNRFLIRTYRPVIQFVLRHRWKTIGTAAAILLFTTLPWSRLGSEFMPPLNEGSIMDMPSLFPGVGTAQAKQIVQQRDAAMASIPEVEMVLGKIGRAETATDMAPMSMIESIAILKDPEAWREGVTFDSIQSELNRSVKTPGVGNMWSMPIKNRLDMLATGIKTPVGIKIFGPDLEELDRIGKQIEGLLPMVRGTNTVFSERTVGGRYLEINVDRDAAARHGMTVDDIQTAVMAAVGGMPAGEVIEGRERYSVLVRYPRELRDSPEKVANTLVATPSGAQVELGQLAQLRIVRGAPLIKSEDAYLSNIVYVDVRGRDIGGYVNEARALLDQRLERPAGYRLVWSGQFEAMQRAGRKLRVVVPITLAIIFLLLYSNFGSVTESAIVMLSLPFALVGGIWLMWLMGHNTSVATAIGFIALAGVAAETGVVMLIYLDQAYHDRRRRGLLARRADLDAAVQHGAVERVRPKMMTVTAIMGGLLPILWSHGAGADVMKRIAAPMVGGMVSSTLLTLIVIPAIYSLWKEWEMRRERRAARDRTAALEGEPAVVTAAGTPA